GTTCAGGCCTTGGGTGGCAGTTTTCGGTTTATTTCCGGGAAAAGCCGAAAGAGAGCCTACTCGATCAGGACTCCGTCGGCGACAATGGCCGTGCGCGGTACCACCTTCGATATGTGGATCGTGTCGGAGAAACAAAGCGCGATGCTTGTCCTGCAAGGTACGGTCCGCATGTGTGGCAGTCAGGGCGCGTGCAGATCCTCGGGACGTCAATGCAGCATGTTCGCAACAAGCGGAGACGGAGGTGTCGGACGGCCTGCCGATCAGGCCCAATACGATCAAGCGCTGAAAAGCGGGTTTCCATTCGTTCAGTCCCAGGACGGGCTGCTGCCCCCTTTGCAGGTACGGGTTGAAGGGTGTTCAGGTGATGGAGCGCCCATACGGCGTGTCGAGGTGGACCGGTCGGAAGCCGGTAGAGCGCCTCCTCAGCAACGCGAAGCGCAGAATACGGTCACTGAACCTTCGCCTTCCGCGAACAATGACCCGGAAAGAGAAGAGCCGGACCATGCAGAACCCGAACGGGAAGAACCAGAGCAGGAGGAGCCCGACAGAGAAGAACCAGAGCAGGAAGAACCTGAACGGGAAGAACCCGAACAAGAGGAACCCGAACGGGAAGAACCGGAACCTGAGGAACCCGAACGGGACGAACCAGAGCGGGAAGAAACTGATCCGTAATTGCTCGGGAATTGCTGCTGAACACGCAGTTCCAGTTCCATTTGTCTGGAGGATGGTGTGAGCGACAAGCTGCGGAAATCCAGGAACGGGCGATGGGCCTTCCGCCTCGTGGGGCTGGGTCTGATCCTTTTGGGTTGCTTCATTCGGGCATGGGATCCGTACCCTGTTCGAATGACGCGTCTGATCTATTTCGACGTTTTGCAAAGACTGTCTCCGCGGGAGTTCAATCCCGAACTCCCCGTGCGCGTCGTGGATATCGATGAGGCTTCGCTTGCCAGCTTTGGACAATGGCCATGGCCACGCACTTTGGTTGCGCAGTTGGTGCAAAATCTGGGTGGCCATGGCGCCGCGACGATTGCGTTCGACATGCTGTTTGCCGAACCCGACCGGTATTCGCCATCTCGCCTTCTGAACGATCCATCGCTGGCGGGCGTACTGACTGTGGAACGCCACGCCGAAAAGCTGGACAACGATGTCGTGCTGGGGATGGAAATGGCCAACTGGCCCGTGGTTCTGGGCGTGGCCGCGCGATTGTCAGCTGAAGGGGAACCCGTTACGGCCAAGGCCGGGCTCATTGAATTCGGGGAAAGCCCCGCCGAGGGGCTGATCTCGGTCCCGCATTGGACGCCAATCGCGCCACCGTTGGATCTGGTGGCGGCAGGTGTCGGCGGGGTCAATGTCTCGCCCATCGGTGGAACCGGCATCGTAAGACGTGCGCCGGTTCTATGGAACGGTCCGGACGGTCCGCTGCCAAGCCTTGCAGTTGAAGCCCTCAGAGTCGCCCTGGGTGAGACCAGCATTTTCGTGGAAGGCGCGCCTGACGAGGCTGGCATCATGCTGGCGGTCGAAATCGCCGGATACCGTTTGCCGACAACCGAGAATGGCGAACTTTGGCTGAAATACCGGCAGGACACCCCCGACCTTTACATTTCAGCCAGGGATGTTCTGGAAGATTCCGAAAACCCCGGGCTGCGATCCGAAATCGAAGGCAGAATAATCCTGATCGGAACCTCCGCTGCCGGTTTGTTCGATATTCATCAGACGGCACTGGGCGAAAGCGTCCCCGGTGTTTCAATTCATGCCCAGATGATCGAACAGGTTCTGACCGGTGATATGCTCAGCCGGTCTGACGTGACCGCGGCGCAGGAACTGCTTGCCTTTGCGTTTCTGGGGCTTGTGGTGATTGCCGTCATGTCCAGCTTTGGTGCCATCGCATCCTTCATCGCCGGTGGCATTGCCGCCGCAGCCGTTCTGGCCATCAGCTGGCTGGTATTTCAGAACCAATCCATCCTGTTCGACGCCACCTTTCCCCTGATTGGAGGCATCGCAAATTTCGGTCTGCTGGCGGGGTATCTTTTCGTATCGACCGAGCGCGAAAAGCGCCAAATTCGAAAAGTCTTTTCGCATTACGTGGCCCCGGAAATCCTTGATGAAATGGAGAATTCGGGCCACCAGCTGCAATTGGGCGGTGAAAGCCAGGAAATCACCGTGATGTTTTCGGATATCCGGGGATTTACCGCTCTGTCCGAGTCCGCGTCGGCAACGGAACTTGTATCCTTGCTGAATGCGCTGTTTTCCAAGCTTGGGGATCAGATCCTGCATGAGCGTGGTACGATCGACAAGTTCATAGGTGACGCCATCATGGCCTTCTGGAACGCACCTTTGCCCGTTGCCGACCATCCATGCCGCGCAGCGCTTGCCGCGCTCAGGATGCGAGGTGCTTTGGCACAATTCAACGCATCCGACATCATGCGGAACCGAAAGCCGATAGCGCTGGCAACCGGAATCGCCACGGGGCAGGCCTGCGTCGGCAACATAGGATCGCAAAAACGGTTCAACTATACGGTTATCGGAGATGTCGTGAATGTTTCGGCACGGATCGAACAATGCTGTCGAACGGTCGAGTATGACATTGTCGTCTCAGACGGGGTGTATCAAGCCGGTCGAGATGACCTGGCATTTTTGCAGGCCGGCCATGTTGACCTAAAAGGCAAAACCAACCCAGAGCCCGTTTTTGTTCTGGTGGGAGATTCCACTTTGCGGAAGACCGACGCGTTCCAGGAGCTCGTTGCACGGCATGGTGAGTTGATCGCAGCGTTGAGAACCCGAAAACCTCAGGGCGACATCGTGCGCATGTGTCAGCATTGCGAAAAACTTGCCGCAGATATCGAACCGGGATTGCGCCAGTTCTATCGCGCTTTGGCGGGTCGCGCGGCCGATTTCCGCGCGGTCTCGTCATCCGGGCCGGTCATGTTCACCCGAAATACCAGAATAGCCGGTGGTGTTTAGGCGGCACTGCATGGAAAAGTCGGCTGACTTAGGCCCCCAAAGCCCTGCGTCAGTGAGTGTCACGCGAGACGCGCACCCTGGGCGTCGAAGCGATAGACCCTGCCTGGAGAATATCCAAATCGGATGCTCTGACCGGCTTCAACCTGATGCTGCCCGAACAGGCGCGCGGTGATCTGGTGATCCTGCATCATGGCAATTACGTTGGTGTCACCGCCCAAATGTTCGACATGGGTGACGTTTGCGACAACCGGACCGTCGTCAGACAAAAACAGGTCTTCCGGCCGGATTCCCGTTGTAATGTCTGCGCTTTCGCCGATCATGCTGGCGGGAAAGAAATTCATCGACGGCGCCCCAAGGAAACCGGCCACGAACTGGTTGGCGGGGTTGTTGTAAAGCTCCATCGGGCTGCCGACCTGTTCCACACGCCCGTCGCGCAGGACGACGATCTTGTCGGCAAGAGTCATTGCCTCGGTCTGGTCGTGGGTCACGTAGATCATCGAAGCGTCAAGCTGCCGGTGCAGGTTCGCGATTTCCAACCGTGTATTCATACGCAGGGCCGCATCGAGATTGGACAGAGGCTCGTCGAACAGGAACAGCTTCGGTTCCCGGACGATGGCGCGACCGATGGCGACGCGCTGGCGCTGACCACCGGACAGTTCGGAAGGATACCGGTCAAGGTAAGGTTCGAGGTTCAGCATCTTGCTGGCCCTGGCAACACGCTCTTCGATGACCTGCCTGCTCTGGCCTTCCTGTTTCAGCGCCAATGACATGTTCTTGCGCACGTTCAGGTGGGGGTAGAGAGCATAGCTCTGGAACACCA
This DNA window, taken from Ruegeria sp. YS9, encodes the following:
- a CDS encoding CHASE2 domain-containing protein, which translates into the protein MSDKLRKSRNGRWAFRLVGLGLILLGCFIRAWDPYPVRMTRLIYFDVLQRLSPREFNPELPVRVVDIDEASLASFGQWPWPRTLVAQLVQNLGGHGAATIAFDMLFAEPDRYSPSRLLNDPSLAGVLTVERHAEKLDNDVVLGMEMANWPVVLGVAARLSAEGEPVTAKAGLIEFGESPAEGLISVPHWTPIAPPLDLVAAGVGGVNVSPIGGTGIVRRAPVLWNGPDGPLPSLAVEALRVALGETSIFVEGAPDEAGIMLAVEIAGYRLPTTENGELWLKYRQDTPDLYISARDVLEDSENPGLRSEIEGRIILIGTSAAGLFDIHQTALGESVPGVSIHAQMIEQVLTGDMLSRSDVTAAQELLAFAFLGLVVIAVMSSFGAIASFIAGGIAAAAVLAISWLVFQNQSILFDATFPLIGGIANFGLLAGYLFVSTEREKRQIRKVFSHYVAPEILDEMENSGHQLQLGGESQEITVMFSDIRGFTALSESASATELVSLLNALFSKLGDQILHERGTIDKFIGDAIMAFWNAPLPVADHPCRAALAALRMRGALAQFNASDIMRNRKPIALATGIATGQACVGNIGSQKRFNYTVIGDVVNVSARIEQCCRTVEYDIVVSDGVYQAGRDDLAFLQAGHVDLKGKTNPEPVFVLVGDSTLRKTDAFQELVARHGELIAALRTRKPQGDIVRMCQHCEKLAADIEPGLRQFYRALAGRAADFRAVSSSGPVMFTRNTRIAGGV
- a CDS encoding ABC transporter ATP-binding protein; protein product: MTALTLQNVNKSFGTVEVLRDINIDVDEGEFVVFVGPSGCGKSTLLRVIAGLEDVTSGEVRIGGELMNLTPPSKRGIAMVFQSYALYPHLNVRKNMSLALKQEGQSRQVIEERVARASKMLNLEPYLDRYPSELSGGQRQRVAIGRAIVREPKLFLFDEPLSNLDAALRMNTRLEIANLHRQLDASMIYVTHDQTEAMTLADKIVVLRDGRVEQVGSPMELYNNPANQFVAGFLGAPSMNFFPASMIGESADITTGIRPEDLFLSDDGPVVANVTHVEHLGGDTNVIAMMQDHQITARLFGQHQVEAGQSIRFGYSPGRVYRFDAQGARLA
- a CDS encoding FecR domain-containing protein, giving the protein MVLCVAVAIPSQTIADIGKIISVQQGAQVVRAGKAQPVYSGMEVASGDALSTDRTGVIQIVFVDDTKIAIGPNARMVLDVSMLRNNRKAKSFAVQALGGSFRFISGKSRKRAYSIRTPSATMAVRGTTFDMWIVSEKQSAMLVLQGTVRMCGSQGACRSSGRQCSMFATSGDGGVGRPADQAQYDQALKSGFPFVQSQDGLLPPLQVRVEGCSGDGAPIRRVEVDRSEAGRAPPQQREAQNTVTEPSPSANNDPEREEPDHAEPEREEPEQEEPDREEPEQEEPEREEPEQEEPEREEPEPEEPERDEPEREETDP